In Candidatus Hydrogenedentota bacterium, a single window of DNA contains:
- a CDS encoding rhomboid family intramembrane serine protease: MSAYFHFERRYEGQSSGNRITYAVQRLIMLNVAVFAVQLLLEIPLGGYSAGTPGGIVTDLLAFSPTMLMKGCIWQPFTYMFLHSNLMHLFLNMVGLYFFGPDVERILSTRQFFRFYIICGVAGALAEFALWLIRTGSVSPTVVGASGATTAVLVAFAVAYPDREVFLIPFPFPVNARALVIIFIVMNLMSAMQNSSQAWMTHFGGLAAGYAYMKLVPVLRTRLQSWQGKTKKSKDEFGSLGDAVDNIFKFEDEKRRRR, encoded by the coding sequence ATGAGCGCTTACTTCCATTTCGAGCGTAGATACGAAGGGCAATCTTCGGGCAACCGAATCACCTATGCGGTACAACGCCTAATCATGCTCAATGTGGCGGTGTTTGCCGTGCAGTTGCTGCTGGAGATTCCGCTGGGAGGATACTCAGCCGGCACCCCGGGCGGAATCGTAACGGATCTCCTTGCATTCAGCCCGACCATGCTGATGAAGGGATGCATCTGGCAGCCCTTCACGTACATGTTCCTGCACAGCAATCTCATGCACCTCTTCCTCAATATGGTGGGCTTGTATTTCTTTGGTCCGGATGTTGAGCGCATTTTAAGCACGCGCCAGTTCTTCCGTTTCTACATCATCTGCGGCGTGGCTGGTGCGCTCGCGGAATTCGCGCTCTGGTTGATACGTACTGGATCGGTGTCTCCTACTGTGGTCGGAGCCAGTGGCGCTACGACAGCGGTGCTTGTCGCATTCGCCGTAGCCTATCCCGACCGTGAGGTGTTTCTTATCCCGTTTCCATTTCCGGTAAATGCCCGCGCTCTGGTGATCATCTTTATCGTAATGAATCTGATGTCGGCCATGCAGAATTCCTCACAGGCATGGATGACGCATTTTGGCGGGCTTGCCGCAGGTTACGCCTACATGAAGCTTGTGCCCGTCTTGCGTACGCGGTTGCAGTCGTGGCAAGGTAAGACCAAGAAGTCAAAAGACGAATTCGGATCCCTGGGGGACGCCGTAGACAACATATTCAAGTTCGAGGACGAAAAGCGCCGCCGACGCTGA